The Buchnera aphidicola (Cinara tujafilina) genome has a window encoding:
- the gloB gene encoding probable hydroxyacylglutathione hydrolase, which translates to MLKNIRIKALQDNYIWILQDRHKKCIIIDPGDAKKVINIIIKKKLVPKIILITHYHKDHIQGIKKLLIQYSNKKIYGPQFINKKYFFVTPCFSFTKLYLLKHIFIVLHTPGHTNHDISYFISPFLFCGDILFSGGCGKVLTGKYKDMFNSISLINFLPNNTKICSGHEYTLKNLLFSKKY; encoded by the coding sequence ATGTTAAAAAATATCAGAATAAAAGCATTACAAGATAATTACATTTGGATTCTACAAGACCGACATAAAAAATGTATTATTATTGACCCTGGTGATGCAAAAAAAGTAATAAATATTATAATTAAAAAAAAACTAGTTCCAAAAATAATATTAATTACTCATTATCATAAAGATCACATACAGGGAATTAAAAAATTATTAATTCAATACTCTAATAAAAAAATATATGGACCCCAATTTATTAATAAAAAATATTTTTTTGTAACCCCTTGTTTTTCATTTACAAAATTATATTTATTAAAACACATATTTATTGTATTACACACACCAGGACATACAAATCACGATATTTCTTATTTTATATCTCCATTTTTATTCTGTGGAGATATTTTATTTTCTGGGGGTTGCGGAAAAGTATTAACAGGTAAATACAAAGATATGTTTAATTCAATTTCTTTAATTAATTTTCTACCAAATAACACAAAAATATGTAGCGGGCATGAATATACATTAAAAAATTTATTATTTTCAAAAAAATATTGA
- the era gene encoding GTP-binding protein — MNKIKKYCGNAILVGRTNVGKSTILNRLIQKNISITSSKINTTKNPIIGIHTTNSTQSIIIDSPGLINFINNSYKKKNTYLSIFKKTNIVIFVLEAFIWTKQEQKLLHYIIKENINYIILVNKIDKIKNKSLLLPYIQMINTHTLRKKIILISAKKDKDLDQIIQLIQKYMPKNKHRYPQEIKTNYNMNFLITEIVRETLLNFFKSRNTVFCKNICFKYFKNLKNEHVINTIILVPNIRYKKIIIGNQGNKIKRCSIISRKKIENFLCMKIHFKVWVKLS, encoded by the coding sequence ATGAATAAAATAAAAAAATATTGTGGTAATGCCATATTAGTTGGACGCACTAATGTAGGAAAATCAACTATTTTAAATAGACTTATTCAGAAAAATATTTCTATTACTTCTAGTAAAATCAATACCACAAAAAATCCAATTATAGGTATACATACTACTAATTCTACACAATCAATTATTATTGATTCTCCGGGATTGATAAACTTTATAAATAATTCTTATAAAAAAAAAAATACATATTTATCAATATTTAAAAAAACAAATATTGTCATATTTGTTTTAGAAGCTTTTATTTGGACTAAACAAGAACAAAAATTATTACATTATATAATTAAAGAAAATATAAATTATATAATATTAGTTAATAAAATTGATAAGATAAAAAATAAATCGTTATTATTACCGTATATCCAAATGATCAATACACATACATTAAGAAAAAAAATTATTTTAATATCTGCTAAAAAAGATAAAGATCTTGATCAAATTATTCAACTAATACAAAAGTATATGCCAAAAAATAAACATAGATATCCTCAAGAAATAAAAACAAATTATAATATGAATTTTTTAATCACAGAAATAGTTCGAGAAACGTTACTTAATTTTTTTAAATCAAGAAATACCGTATTCTGTAAAAATATATGTTTCAAATATTTTAAAAATTTAAAAAATGAACACGTTATTAACACTATTATTTTAGTTCCTAATATTAGATATAAAAAAATAATTATTGGAAATCAAGGTAATAAAATTAAACGCTGTAGTATAATTTCAAGAAAAAAAATAGAAAATTTTTTATGCATGAAAATACACTTTAAAGTATGGGTAAAATTATCATGA
- the acpS gene encoding holo-[acyl-carrier protein] synthase, with translation MNEEKNMTIIGIGIDMIKINRFKKLIFLYGLRIINRILSFNEMKEYNHKKKEEYLAQRFSAKESLAKALGLSIFNKEFFKNCEILQNNQGKPRLIVLGKIKKILKNLQIKKFLLVLQILKNMYNPL, from the coding sequence ATGAATGAAGAGAAAAATATGACCATTATAGGCATTGGAATAGATATGATAAAAATTAACAGATTTAAAAAATTAATTTTTTTATATGGATTAAGAATAATTAATCGAATTTTATCTTTTAATGAAATGAAAGAGTATAATCATAAAAAAAAAGAAGAGTATTTAGCACAAAGATTCTCTGCGAAAGAATCGTTAGCAAAAGCATTAGGATTAAGTATATTCAATAAAGAATTTTTTAAGAATTGCGAAATACTTCAAAATAATCAGGGAAAACCTCGTTTAATTGTATTAGGAAAAATTAAAAAAATTTTAAAAAATTTACAAATAAAAAAATTTTTATTAGTTTTACAGATACTAAAAAATATGTACAATCCATTGTAA
- the smpB gene encoding tmRNA-binding protein has product MNIKNKKKIIQKKILNKKAYFNFYIEKKIVAGIQLQGWEVKAIRSGKVQITNGYITIKNQEVFLINVNLQLLSTSSIFKTDQINREKKLLLNKKEIIMLSEFYNIKGYSIIPLKLFWIKSWCKIKIGIARGKNIHDKRMDEKKRLWNRDKKIFLQEF; this is encoded by the coding sequence ATGAATATTAAAAATAAAAAAAAAATAATACAAAAAAAAATTTTAAATAAAAAAGCATACTTTAATTTTTATATAGAAAAAAAAATTGTTGCGGGAATTCAATTGCAAGGATGGGAAGTTAAGGCGATTCGCTCAGGAAAAGTACAAATTACAAATGGATATATAACTATTAAAAACCAGGAAGTATTTTTAATAAATGTTAATTTACAACTTTTATCAACATCATCTATTTTTAAAACAGATCAAATTAATAGAGAAAAAAAATTATTATTAAATAAAAAAGAAATAATTATGTTATCAGAATTTTATAATATAAAAGGTTATAGTATAATTCCTTTAAAGTTATTCTGGATAAAATCATGGTGTAAAATTAAAATTGGTATTGCTCGGGGAAAAAATATTCATGATAAACGTATGGATGAAAAAAAACGCTTATGGAATAGAGATAAAAAAATATTTTTACAAGAATTTTAA
- the rnhA gene encoding ribonuclease H, whose amino-acid sequence MLKKIEMFTDGSCLYNPGPGGLCTIIRYKKYRKIIKFGFYYTTNNRMELMAAIVGLEFLLKPCIINLTTDSQYLRLGIILWIYNWKKNNWLKKNKKPVRNKDLWLRLDQALKKHIVTWVWTKSHNNHQENEICDKIAKKEAKNPKNNDLLI is encoded by the coding sequence ATGTTAAAAAAAATTGAAATGTTTACTGATGGCTCTTGTTTATATAATCCAGGTCCAGGAGGATTATGTACTATTATTCGTTATAAAAAATATAGAAAGATAATTAAATTTGGATTTTATTATACAACAAATAATAGAATGGAACTTATGGCTGCAATTGTAGGTTTAGAATTTTTATTAAAGCCATGTATAATTAATTTAACTACTGATAGTCAATATTTACGTTTAGGAATAATTTTATGGATTTATAACTGGAAAAAAAATAATTGGTTAAAAAAAAATAAAAAACCAGTTCGAAATAAAGATTTATGGTTAAGATTGGATCAAGCACTTAAAAAACATATCGTAACTTGGGTTTGGACTAAGTCTCACAATAATCATCAAGAAAACGAAATATGTGATAAAATAGCAAAGAAAGAAGCAAAAAATCCGAAAAATAATGATCTATTAATTTAA
- the dnaQ gene encoding DNA polymerase III, epsilon subunit, with protein MRQIVLDIETTGMNQDGLLYLNHRIIEIGMIELINRQVTGNILHYYLKPDCKINEEAYKIHGISESFLKNKPRFKDIFKNLLNFLHNAEIIVHNATFDIGFLDYEFSLLNLKIQKINDFCNILDTLTLARKLFPGKKNSLNALCNRYKIPTKDRSVHGALLDAKLLTKVYRFMTVKQEKIFFSNTPRNIQENYKINSRITGKVNKPMKILYATDIELKLHQKYLVNICNKRTKYLW; from the coding sequence ATGAGACAAATTGTATTAGATATTGAAACTACCGGAATGAATCAAGATGGATTATTGTACTTAAACCATCGTATTATTGAAATTGGTATGATTGAATTAATCAATCGTCAAGTTACTGGAAATATTCTTCATTATTATTTAAAACCAGATTGTAAAATTAATGAAGAAGCGTATAAAATACATGGAATTTCTGAAAGTTTTTTAAAAAATAAACCGAGATTTAAAGATATTTTTAAAAATTTATTAAACTTTTTACATAATGCAGAAATTATAGTGCATAATGCTACATTTGATATTGGTTTTTTAGATTATGAATTTAGTTTATTAAATTTAAAGATTCAAAAAATTAATGATTTTTGTAATATTTTAGATACACTAACTTTAGCTCGAAAACTTTTTCCTGGAAAAAAGAATAGTTTAAATGCATTGTGTAATCGTTATAAAATTCCAACTAAAGATAGATCTGTACATGGAGCATTATTAGATGCAAAATTATTAACTAAAGTATATCGATTTATGACGGTAAAGCAAGAAAAAATATTTTTTTCTAATACCCCCCGTAATATTCAAGAAAACTATAAAATTAATTCTAGAATTACAGGAAAAGTTAATAAACCGATGAAAATATTATATGCTACGGATATAGAATTAAAATTACATCAAAAATATTTAGTTAATATCTGTAACAAAAGAACTAAATATTTATGGTAA
- the flhA gene encoding type III protein export, membrane component, translating to MILSMLILPLPPIVLDIFFTFNIVLSIMILLVSMFTKSTLEFSSFPTILLFSTLLRLTLNIASTRVILLHGNSGSYSAGHVIEAFGSFLIGSNFVIGTVIFIILVIINFLVITKGSGRIAEVGARFFLDSMPGKQMAVDADLNSGMITIEEAKYRRKTIEQESDFYGAMDGANKFIKGDAIAGILIMIVNIIGGLSIGILQHNMSFLQAATIYSILTIGDGLVTQIPALIISTASGVIVTRVNTNDKNIGEQMIYQIFNSPKIILLGGIVLGVFGLIPGMPNFMFLIFTCGLFLLSWRMYSSNIVQISKSENSKNLNSSKIIEASWNDVQFEYPISIELSKKLLPILHQNKKNNFLKNIQIIRKNITQNTGFLLPNVNITHNINLEDGYYRILIKGVEYARGMGYLDKLLAIDSYNTMNELSGIKIQEPVFGLPAFWINLIEKEHAIKNKFTVVDIGTVITTYINKILINNIHELLGFQEIQQLIEHISEMCPKLIDHLIPNIISITTLQKILQNLLQEKIPIRDMNTILETLINHGFSLKNNIVALTNIVRLSLKKIITQKFFYQNQYINAIGLSQSFEITLLELIKNKNNTIEPTFLEHFIIKTKNSILHPKKNKRTDCIISS from the coding sequence ATGATTTTATCAATGTTAATATTACCGTTACCCCCTATTGTCTTAGATATTTTTTTTACATTTAATATCGTATTGTCTATTATGATTCTTCTTGTATCTATGTTTACGAAGAGTACGTTGGAATTCTCTTCGTTCCCAACGATTTTATTGTTTTCAACATTATTGCGTTTAACATTAAATATCGCATCAACGCGTGTTATTTTGTTACATGGAAATTCGGGATCGTATTCGGCGGGACATGTTATTGAAGCATTTGGTTCCTTTTTAATTGGCAGTAATTTTGTTATTGGTACTGTAATATTTATTATTTTAGTTATAATAAATTTTTTAGTAATCACTAAAGGGTCAGGAAGAATAGCAGAAGTAGGTGCGCGATTTTTCTTAGATTCTATGCCCGGAAAACAAATGGCAGTTGATGCAGATTTAAATTCAGGTATGATTACAATAGAAGAAGCTAAATATAGACGTAAAACGATAGAACAGGAATCAGATTTTTATGGAGCTATGGATGGAGCAAATAAATTTATTAAAGGAGATGCTATTGCCGGGATATTAATAATGATTGTAAATATTATTGGAGGGTTATCAATTGGAATTTTACAACATAATATGTCGTTTTTACAAGCTGCTACTATCTATAGTATTTTAACAATTGGTGATGGATTGGTAACTCAAATTCCTGCTTTGATTATATCTACAGCTTCAGGAGTTATTGTAACTCGTGTTAACACTAATGATAAAAATATTGGTGAACAAATGATTTATCAAATTTTTAATAGTCCAAAAATAATTTTATTAGGAGGTATTGTATTAGGTGTATTTGGTTTGATCCCAGGCATGCCAAACTTTATGTTTTTAATTTTTACATGTGGATTATTTTTGTTATCATGGCGGATGTATTCTTCAAATATAGTACAAATATCAAAATCAGAAAATTCTAAAAATTTAAATTCTTCTAAAATAATAGAAGCTTCTTGGAATGATGTCCAATTTGAATATCCAATTTCTATCGAACTAAGTAAAAAATTATTACCAATTCTTCATCAAAATAAAAAAAATAACTTTTTAAAAAACATTCAAATTATAAGAAAAAATATTACTCAAAATACCGGTTTTTTACTCCCTAATGTAAATATTACACATAATATTAATTTAGAAGATGGATATTATCGAATTTTAATAAAAGGTGTAGAATACGCGCGAGGTATGGGATATTTAGATAAATTACTTGCTATTGATTCTTATAATACCATGAATGAATTATCAGGTATTAAGATTCAAGAACCGGTATTTGGATTACCTGCATTTTGGATTAATCTTATAGAAAAAGAACATGCAATAAAAAATAAATTTACAGTAGTAGACATTGGTACAGTAATTACTACATATATAAATAAAATTCTTATTAATAATATCCATGAATTATTAGGTTTTCAAGAAATTCAACAATTAATAGAACATATATCAGAGATGTGTCCTAAATTAATAGATCATTTGATTCCTAATATAATATCTATAACCACCCTACAAAAAATTTTACAAAATTTATTACAAGAAAAAATTCCAATTCGTGATATGAATACTATCTTGGAAACATTGATAAATCACGGATTTTCTTTAAAAAATAATATCGTAGCTTTAACAAACATTGTTCGACTTTCATTAAAAAAAATTATTACTCAGAAATTTTTTTATCAAAATCAATATATTAATGCTATTGGTTTAAGTCAGAGTTTTGAAATAACGTTATTAGAATTGATAAAAAATAAAAATAATACGATAGAACCGACATTTTTAGAACATTTTATTATAAAAACAAAAAATTCAATATTGCATCCAAAAAAAAATAAAAGAACCGATTGTATTATTAGTTCATAA
- the grpE1 gene encoding Hsp 24 nucleotide exchange factor, producing MLNDNNENNISSNSSTIQEINSENNKIENELVRQDSIEIKIKNLYISLLKKYETLVTEQLKNNEQYKEEILHVSKNLEKKIKNIYNFFLDKHFIAILPILDNIESSLDVLKNTKDNKIFIEILIKLKELHQLFLTLFIDFGITIINKINIPFNPSIHQAMSIDFSGKYLNNYVSNIIQKGYLLNNRLLRPALVSVAQSKI from the coding sequence ATGTTAAATGATAATAATGAAAATAATATTTCGTCGAATTCATCTACTATTCAAGAAATCAATAGTGAAAATAATAAAATAGAAAACGAATTAGTTCGTCAAGATAGTATAGAAATAAAAATAAAAAATTTATATATTTCTCTTCTAAAAAAATATGAAACATTAGTTACAGAGCAGTTAAAAAATAATGAACAATATAAAGAAGAAATACTTCATGTATCTAAAAATTTAGAAAAAAAAATAAAAAATATATACAATTTTTTTTTGGATAAACATTTTATTGCTATTCTTCCTATATTAGATAATATAGAATCATCCTTAGATGTATTAAAAAATACTAAAGATAATAAAATTTTTATAGAAATTTTAATAAAATTAAAAGAATTACATCAATTATTTCTCACTTTATTTATAGATTTTGGTATAACTATAATCAATAAAATAAATATTCCATTTAATCCATCTATTCATCAAGCAATGTCCATTGATTTTTCCGGGAAATATTTAAATAATTATGTATCTAATATTATTCAAAAAGGATATTTATTAAATAATCGTTTATTACGTCCCGCCTTAGTTTCTGTTGCACAATCTAAAATATAA
- the argS gene encoding arginyl-tRNA synthetase: MQIQKYLNQKIYDIGIKIGAPENFDPIIQINNKNDHIDYQSNGIIKISKFLKEEPYKLAQNIANYLKLSPNFTNISVSKPGFINIYLSNNWLTKKINSIAQKKNLNITTKNKKIVIIDYSSPNIAKELHIGHLRSTILGDTTVRIMEFLGHKVIKQNHIGDWGTQFGILIAYIYEKKKENHFLDQLEYLYQKAYKKYTLDKKFAEKTNKYVVKLQKYDKKCLYIWNQIVNQTIKNNQKIYKRLNVKLRKKDIFGESFYNFMLPEIIKDLQKKYSNPKIMERLLYILINLKIVMEKKWVLLLKKNGAFLYTTTDIACLKYRYEKFHANKIIYYTDKRQEQHLLQVWLIAKKAGYIPNDLILEHHTFGMILCKNKKPFKTRDGNIIKLKDLLNEGVSRAKLILKKKFTPNKKEIDEISEIIGIGAIKYFDLSKNRKSNYIFDWDQMLSLTGNTAPYIQYAYTRIQSILNKFFNDFLNKKNEKKIKIFTIFERKLVLKILQFEELIYSIEKNGTPHLMCNYLYELSGYFSNFYENCNILNSKKK, translated from the coding sequence ATGCAAATTCAAAAATATTTAAATCAAAAAATATACGATATTGGAATTAAAATAGGCGCTCCGGAAAATTTTGACCCGATCATTCAAATAAATAATAAAAATGATCATATTGATTACCAATCTAATGGAATTATAAAAATTTCAAAATTTTTAAAAGAAGAACCATATAAATTAGCTCAAAACATTGCAAATTATCTAAAATTATCTCCAAATTTTACAAATATTAGTGTATCTAAACCTGGATTTATAAATATTTATTTATCTAATAACTGGTTAACAAAAAAAATAAATTCAATAGCTCAAAAAAAAAATCTTAATATAACTACTAAAAATAAAAAAATTGTTATTATTGATTATTCTTCTCCTAATATAGCTAAAGAATTACATATCGGGCACCTTAGATCCACTATATTAGGGGATACTACTGTACGTATTATGGAATTTTTAGGACATAAAGTAATAAAACAAAATCATATCGGAGATTGGGGAACACAATTCGGAATATTAATTGCTTATATATATGAAAAAAAAAAAGAGAATCATTTTTTAGATCAATTGGAATACCTTTATCAAAAAGCTTATAAAAAATATACATTAGATAAAAAATTTGCAGAAAAGACAAATAAATATGTTGTAAAATTACAAAAATATGATAAAAAATGTCTATATATTTGGAATCAAATTGTTAATCAAACTATTAAAAATAATCAAAAAATATATAAACGATTAAATGTAAAATTAAGAAAAAAAGATATTTTTGGTGAAAGTTTTTATAATTTTATGTTACCTGAAATTATAAAAGATCTACAAAAAAAATATAGCAACCCAAAAATAATGGAGCGGTTATTGTATATACTAATAAATTTAAAAATCGTTATGGAAAAAAAATGGGTATTATTATTAAAAAAAAACGGAGCATTTTTATATACAACTACTGATATCGCATGTTTAAAATACCGTTATGAAAAATTTCACGCTAATAAAATTATTTATTACACTGATAAACGACAAGAACAGCATCTTTTGCAAGTATGGTTAATTGCAAAAAAGGCCGGTTATATTCCAAATGATTTAATATTAGAACATCATACATTTGGAATGATTTTATGTAAAAATAAAAAACCATTTAAGACTCGAGACGGAAATATTATTAAATTAAAAGATTTATTAAATGAAGGTGTTTCTAGAGCTAAATTAATATTAAAAAAAAAATTCACACCTAACAAAAAAGAAATTGATGAAATTTCAGAAATTATCGGAATCGGCGCAATAAAATATTTTGATTTATCAAAAAATAGAAAAAGTAACTATATTTTTGATTGGGATCAAATGTTATCATTAACTGGAAACACCGCTCCATATATTCAATATGCATATACCCGTATACAATCGATTTTAAATAAATTTTTTAACGATTTTTTAAATAAAAAAAATGAGAAAAAAATTAAGATATTTACAATATTTGAAAGAAAATTAGTATTAAAAATACTTCAATTTGAAGAACTAATATATTCTATCGAAAAAAATGGCACTCCTCATCTTATGTGTAATTATTTATATGAATTATCAGGATATTTTTCTAACTTTTATGAAAACTGTAACATTTTAAATTCAAAAAAAAAATAA
- the tadA gene encoding tRNA-specific adenosine deaminase has product MFDDVYWMKLALLAAKKGEKKGEVPIGSIIVYKNKLIGTGWNSCISQKNPTAHAEIISIQKAGQKLNNYRLKNTVLYVTHEPCWMCASAIMFARISRIVYGSYSSKYDCITNFVNILYKKNIKHHIVNITSGILLYECSILLSDFFKNKRKKINFVN; this is encoded by the coding sequence ATGTTTGATGATGTGTATTGGATGAAATTAGCATTATTAGCAGCAAAAAAAGGTGAAAAAAAGGGAGAAGTACCAATCGGATCTATTATAGTATATAAAAATAAATTAATAGGAACAGGTTGGAATAGTTGTATATCTCAAAAAAATCCTACTGCGCATGCAGAAATAATATCAATTCAAAAAGCCGGTCAAAAATTAAATAATTATAGATTAAAGAATACAGTTCTTTATGTAACTCATGAACCATGCTGGATGTGTGCATCAGCTATAATGTTCGCTCGTATTAGTCGAATCGTATATGGTTCATATAGTTCAAAATATGATTGTATAACTAATTTTGTTAATATTTTATATAAAAAAAATATTAAGCATCATATAGTAAATATTACTTCTGGAATACTATTATATGAATGCTCAATTTTATTAAGTGATTTTTTTAAAAATAAAAGAAAAAAAATAAATTTTGTTAACTAA